A section of the bacterium genome encodes:
- a CDS encoding beta-N-acetylglucosaminidase domain-containing protein produces MVARVRPGQLAFIVVAALFTVVSVDLRAALAAPIDLAPYARVTATGTREKFVGLWPRETDDAAYTVRDGIERTSWKVHAEGGTLTADLLPAFPRTPLGITSITADWARRPKGDTVLRVLAWCHGPVVREALWPAGLDTFVFSAPTNGGCVELTLVKPGRAALRELSIFAADERTPRPIVNLIAADRGTGEMALDWQAPNGDPAFVEIFFVPPGVADPGAEHFVDRRLGAGPWIAPRPEESGWDVVAVPVAPNGQRGDALRTRAPGRAEPTRAGFGAIEGFYGTPWSPIERRRMILTLARAGLGWYLYAPKDEPKHRDRWRETYTDVEMAAFQELLDLGRLVGVEVFYGIAPGRDMIVDDPGERATLIAKLAPFVDAGYRGFMVMFDDIENDIDEPVDRKLGRKHADLAEFVKAELEMLAGEPVEIVVNPLAKRPEHMTDWPGGVEYAKAMGKVDQAIHLFWGAPTDGHVLTGNDFETARSFYGRPPIFWDNQFANDGGDGFTGRLLMAPLAFRAGDMLGDVSGFLGNLMFLGAADRIIAGTYGAYVADPWNYDPFGALDTNVAGLADRPGDVQTLAHAVRYSFGSNDIGNPGTAFPLNLDMETAVPFFESAWATGDRDAVFSRGAELLRVAADMASIPDAMHHGGLDAELVDDLWYPMLRPRSEGRALLELMQHLGALISGTGDADALERADTLLRDAIFLRYQASPFFAHAFRDRVKCYDAPFTHFTKPALPGPSRGRASQAWVYETQPNARLSIHGLPGVELSGRRATWTPTHPGVYQAIAVATSDEGWAWRDLFITVETQSFGDDDDGLAPGDDDDTDGPTDVTGDAGDENEDDESDGGCGC; encoded by the coding sequence ATGGTTGCAAGGGTACGTCCCGGGCAATTGGCGTTCATCGTCGTCGCTGCCTTGTTCACGGTCGTCTCGGTTGACTTGCGCGCCGCGCTCGCCGCGCCGATCGACCTCGCTCCGTACGCGCGCGTCACCGCGACCGGCACCCGCGAAAAATTCGTCGGCTTGTGGCCGCGCGAAACCGATGACGCGGCTTACACCGTTCGCGACGGCATCGAACGCACCTCGTGGAAGGTTCACGCCGAGGGCGGCACACTCACCGCCGACCTGTTGCCCGCCTTTCCGCGCACGCCCCTTGGCATCACGTCGATCACCGCCGATTGGGCGCGGCGGCCCAAGGGCGATACCGTGCTGCGCGTGCTCGCCTGGTGTCACGGCCCGGTCGTGCGTGAGGCGCTCTGGCCCGCGGGCCTGGACACGTTCGTCTTTTCCGCGCCGACGAACGGCGGGTGCGTCGAACTCACGCTCGTGAAGCCCGGACGCGCCGCGCTGCGAGAGCTGTCGATTTTCGCCGCCGACGAACGCACGCCGCGCCCGATCGTGAACCTGATCGCCGCGGACCGCGGTACGGGCGAGATGGCGCTCGATTGGCAGGCGCCCAATGGCGATCCCGCGTTCGTGGAGATTTTTTTCGTGCCGCCCGGTGTCGCCGATCCCGGCGCGGAACATTTCGTCGATCGGCGGCTGGGTGCCGGGCCGTGGATCGCGCCGCGTCCCGAGGAGTCCGGCTGGGACGTCGTCGCCGTGCCGGTTGCGCCGAACGGGCAGCGGGGCGACGCGTTGCGTACACGCGCGCCCGGCCGGGCTGAGCCGACGCGCGCGGGATTCGGCGCGATCGAGGGCTTCTACGGCACGCCGTGGTCGCCGATCGAGCGCCGGCGCATGATCCTGACCCTCGCCCGCGCCGGTCTCGGTTGGTATCTGTATGCGCCGAAGGACGAGCCCAAACATCGCGATCGCTGGCGAGAGACGTACACCGACGTGGAAATGGCCGCGTTCCAGGAGCTGTTGGACCTCGGGCGCCTTGTCGGCGTCGAGGTTTTCTACGGCATCGCGCCCGGCCGCGACATGATCGTGGATGACCCGGGCGAGCGCGCCACGCTCATCGCCAAGCTCGCCCCGTTTGTCGATGCGGGTTACCGCGGCTTCATGGTCATGTTCGACGACATCGAAAACGACATCGACGAACCGGTGGACCGCAAACTCGGCCGTAAGCATGCCGATCTCGCCGAATTCGTGAAGGCCGAACTCGAGATGCTCGCCGGCGAGCCGGTCGAGATCGTCGTCAATCCTCTGGCCAAACGTCCCGAACACATGACGGATTGGCCCGGCGGCGTCGAGTACGCCAAGGCCATGGGCAAGGTCGATCAGGCGATCCACCTTTTCTGGGGCGCGCCGACCGACGGCCACGTGCTCACCGGGAACGATTTCGAGACGGCGCGCTCCTTTTACGGCCGGCCGCCGATCTTCTGGGACAATCAGTTCGCCAACGACGGCGGCGACGGGTTTACCGGCCGCTTGTTGATGGCGCCGCTCGCGTTCCGGGCGGGCGACATGCTGGGCGACGTCTCCGGATTCCTCGGCAATCTCATGTTCCTGGGTGCCGCGGACCGCATCATCGCGGGCACCTACGGCGCGTACGTCGCGGACCCCTGGAACTACGACCCCTTCGGCGCGCTCGACACGAATGTCGCCGGCTTGGCCGATCGTCCCGGCGATGTCCAGACGCTCGCCCACGCCGTCCGGTATTCGTTTGGCAGCAACGACATCGGCAATCCGGGCACCGCCTTCCCGTTGAACCTGGACATGGAAACGGCGGTTCCGTTTTTCGAAAGCGCCTGGGCGACCGGCGACCGCGACGCGGTTTTTTCGCGCGGCGCCGAATTGCTCCGGGTCGCCGCGGACATGGCGTCGATTCCGGATGCGATGCACCACGGCGGTCTCGACGCCGAACTCGTTGACGACCTGTGGTATCCCATGCTTCGCCCGCGCTCGGAAGGCCGCGCACTGTTGGAATTGATGCAGCACCTGGGCGCGCTTATCTCCGGCACCGGCGACGCGGACGCGCTCGAACGCGCCGACACGCTTTTACGTGACGCGATCTTCCTTCGCTATCAGGCGAGTCCATTTTTCGCGCATGCGTTCCGCGACCGCGTAAAGTGCTACGACGCCCCGTTTACGCATTTTACCAAACCCGCGCTACCCGGACCGTCACGCGGGCGCGCAAGCCAGGCGTGGGTCTACGAAACGCAGCCCAACGCGCGCCTTTCGATCCACGGATTGCCGGGCGTTGAACTTTCGGGCCGTCGCGCGACGTGGACGCCTACGCACCCGGGCGTCTATCAGGCGATCGCCGTCGCCACCTCCGACGAGGGCTGGGCGTGGCGCGATCTTTTCATCACCGTCGAAACGCAAAGCTTCGGCGATGACGACGACGGGCTCGCGCCCGGGGATGACGACGACACCGATGGCCCGACGGACGTGACCGGCGATGCGGGCGACGAGAACGAAGACGACGAAAGCGATGGCGGCTGCGGCTGCTGA